The following proteins are encoded in a genomic region of Nitrospirota bacterium:
- the pheT gene encoding phenylalanine--tRNA ligase subunit beta yields the protein MLVPYEWIREFVDIPADPNEVSRRLTMIGLEVEGTASVDGDVVFEVNVTPNRPDCLSIIGIARELSAAFDVSLRIPPHSVSGGQPDSDFTVDILDHDLCNRYTGRVIAGVRIAGSPEWIRKKLEKCGIRSVNNVVDITNYVLLEFGHPLHAFDADLLKGKKVVVATPDSFRKTLNSFMHEKAADRADSGTEARIRTLDGTERIMPRDSLLIWDAENPVAVAGVMGGAESEVTGHTGNIFLESAYFDPSSVRKTSKGLGLSSESSYRFERGTDIEFLEKALDRAALLIQEIAGGTVHKIIDAYPVRYRAVPVEVKYERIRKALGIALTNTEMLGILKRLDIPSEDRGEDFVVLPPSGRRDIVSESDVAEEIARIFGYENIPTTNPRSPLPSGHLNQKFFTMHRIRGTMMKAGFTEAINFSFMGMSDLDMIKVPEADQRRKVMALSNPLSQDGCLLRTTLVPSLIANLKYNLDRGMTDVRLFEVARVFENTEERLPKEEVRLAGVFYTGRSPSLWKEDVRGFFIAKGAIESLFCEVRTGQYTFVPCTESYLHAGQSADILVQGSRIGYLGVLGPDMVEKLDLKKQKPEIVVFEINLEPILLGSSDVVQYAEIPRYPSVERDVAVVVDEAIPSSRIQDLIRTYPSHFIADVSVFDYFRGGNIPEGKKSLAYNIIYRSKERTLRDEEIEELHASIVAYIIQQTGGELRK from the coding sequence ATGCTTGTACCATATGAATGGATCCGGGAGTTTGTCGATATCCCGGCAGACCCTAATGAAGTCTCCCGGAGGCTTACAATGATCGGGTTGGAGGTCGAGGGCACCGCGTCAGTCGACGGGGATGTGGTGTTCGAAGTGAATGTGACCCCGAACAGACCGGACTGTCTCAGCATTATCGGGATCGCACGGGAACTGTCTGCTGCTTTCGATGTCTCCCTGCGGATTCCGCCGCATTCGGTAAGCGGAGGACAACCGGACTCCGATTTCACCGTAGACATCCTGGACCATGACCTTTGCAACAGATATACAGGGAGGGTAATCGCAGGAGTCAGGATTGCCGGGTCTCCTGAATGGATCAGAAAAAAGCTGGAAAAATGCGGCATCCGGTCTGTGAACAATGTCGTTGATATAACCAATTATGTGCTTCTGGAATTCGGACACCCCCTGCATGCGTTTGATGCAGATTTGTTGAAGGGGAAGAAAGTTGTTGTGGCCACGCCGGATTCGTTCAGGAAAACCTTGAACAGTTTCATGCACGAAAAGGCAGCTGATAGAGCGGATTCCGGGACAGAAGCAAGAATCAGGACACTCGACGGAACGGAACGCATAATGCCCCGGGATTCTCTATTAATTTGGGATGCGGAGAACCCTGTTGCTGTCGCCGGAGTCATGGGAGGTGCAGAATCAGAGGTGACGGGGCACACGGGGAACATTTTTCTTGAAAGCGCGTATTTTGACCCTTCCTCGGTCAGGAAGACATCAAAGGGTCTGGGTCTCTCAAGTGAATCGTCGTACCGGTTTGAACGGGGGACTGATATTGAGTTTCTCGAAAAGGCGCTTGACCGCGCTGCACTTCTTATACAGGAAATCGCAGGGGGTACGGTTCATAAGATCATCGATGCCTATCCTGTCAGGTACAGAGCAGTCCCTGTAGAAGTGAAATATGAAAGGATCAGGAAGGCATTGGGCATTGCACTCACGAATACGGAAATGCTCGGGATACTGAAAAGACTGGACATCCCTTCGGAGGACAGGGGAGAGGATTTTGTGGTGTTGCCTCCTTCAGGGAGGCGTGACATTGTCAGCGAAAGCGATGTCGCTGAGGAGATTGCACGGATCTTCGGGTATGAGAATATCCCTACCACGAACCCCAGAAGTCCGCTTCCTTCAGGACACCTCAACCAGAAGTTTTTTACCATGCACAGAATCCGCGGGACAATGATGAAGGCCGGGTTTACGGAAGCGATCAATTTCAGCTTTATGGGGATGTCGGATCTCGACATGATCAAGGTCCCTGAAGCTGACCAAAGGAGAAAAGTCATGGCGCTCAGCAATCCCTTGAGCCAGGACGGGTGCCTCCTCAGGACTACCCTCGTGCCTTCGCTGATTGCAAACCTGAAATATAATCTGGACAGGGGAATGACGGATGTCCGCCTGTTCGAAGTGGCGAGGGTTTTCGAAAATACTGAGGAGAGGCTTCCAAAAGAAGAGGTCCGGCTTGCAGGGGTTTTTTATACAGGCAGATCCCCCTCTTTGTGGAAAGAGGATGTGCGGGGCTTCTTCATCGCAAAAGGCGCGATCGAGTCGCTTTTCTGCGAGGTCAGGACGGGCCAGTATACGTTTGTGCCGTGTACTGAATCCTATCTGCATGCCGGCCAGTCTGCGGACATCCTTGTGCAGGGTTCCCGTATCGGTTATCTTGGGGTACTGGGGCCTGATATGGTCGAAAAGCTCGATCTCAAAAAACAGAAGCCAGAAATTGTCGTATTTGAAATTAACCTTGAACCGATCTTACTGGGAAGTTCCGATGTGGTGCAGTATGCTGAAATCCCCAGATATCCCTCTGTTGAGCGCGACGTCGCCGTTGTCGTCGACGAGGCGATCCCCTCCTCAAGGATTCAGGACCTGATCAGGACGTACCCCTCGCATTTTATCGCAGACGTGTCCGTGTTCGATTATTTCAGGGGAGGAAATATCCCCGAGGGGAAAAAGAGTCTCGCATACAATATCATTTACCGGTCGAAGGAACGAACACTCAGGGATGAAGAAATCGAGGAACTGCATGCTTCAATCGTAGCCTACATCATTCAGCAGACAGGCGGAGAACTCAGAAAATAA